The Nitrospirota bacterium genome contains the following window.
TCGCCAAGGGGCTCATAACCGCCCTGATCACCAGGCTGTTTGTCATCAGTAAGGATACCTTGCTGAGCATGCCTGCCTTTGCCGCGAGCTACTATTGGTTCAAGGACAAGAAGGATTGGCTCTATGCGGAACTCAACAGAATGCCGGCATGGCTGGCGGCTAAAAGAACTCTCGCCGATCTGAGGCGGCGCATAAAAGAGAAACTTCACTCTTTGCGGGCGGACCGCTGAAGGCGGCACAAGGAAGCGGTTTCATCGTCTCATGCCGGAGAAACCACGGCGGAAGTCAGAGGAATGGCTGTCACGGCCTCGTTGATTCGGTGATCGATCCGAAGGCGCTCCTGCCCGCATTGCTGAAGCCTGCGGTAAAATAGAGCGTTGTTGCGGGCCCGGCAGTGCCGTCGTTACCGAAGCCGAGGCCATGAAGGCCCGGTACGACAAGGGGATAGCCGTCAGCGCCGGGCAGGTACCCGAGGAATTCACCCGTCAGGGGATCGAAGGAAGCGATCAAGCCGCTTCCGGCATTGCCGACAAGCAGACGCAGGCCGAAATCTCCGAAACGGGAGGGTGCGAGCGCGACACCCCACGGAGCGTCAAACCAGGGCCCGTGCTGGAAGCGAAGGACAAGGTTGCCTTCCGGATCGAAGGCGTCAACGTAGCCCGATCCCTCTCCCGCGGCAGCGATCACGCCGCCCTGCAGGGGCGCGGCAAAGGTCACATACAGGATCCCGTCGATGTTCTGAATATTATAGGGCGAATAGCCGTCAGGGATGCGTGGATCAGTGAAGGCGTTGTCGCTCAAGCGAACAGCGGAAAAGTCCGTCCCGTAGGTCTCGACCCGACCCTGATTGAAGTTCGTGACATAGAGCAGGTTCCCGCCGTCCAGCGCGATCGTTGCGCCGGTATAGACAGCCTCGGGCGAGTTGTCGACGAGGAGCGCGGCACCGTATTTATCAACGGCGCTGCTCCAGCCCGCAATTGTTCCGTCGAGCGTCGCTGCCAAAAGCCGGGCCGGTCCGCCGGGGGCGAGATTAAAATCGTTCGTGCTGTTGAACACAATGCCCGTAGGCCTCGCATTGTCATAGACTCCGCCGGGGTTCACGGGAACAGTAAGCACACGCGGGGACAAACCCGGAAACGCTGTGCCGTCTCCGCCGTAAAGCGTCACGCGGCCCTTTCCCTCATTGGCAACCCACCACGGCCCTCCGGGAACGCTCGCCAGGCCCCAGGGATTCACGAGGCTCGAATCCGTGGTCTCCGTCCGCCCCGGTACATTCGAGACCAGTTCCATAGCCTCATAGGATGACCGCTCATCCTGCGCCGAGGCCGAGAGGCTCCCGATCAGCAGAGCGCTTCCAAGAAGCGCCACGAAGGAAAGAGAAACACGTCTGGCCAGATCCGATCGCGCCCAAGGTTTCTGTTCGGATATCCGCCACATAGTTTTTTCTCTTACCTACCCTGAAATAATTATACCGCCCTGCTGAGCTTTATTAAATAACCCATAAGTAGGAGGGAAAGGAGTCCGACAGGAACTTCCAGAAAAACGCTCCTCGGTGATCATTCCGGGGTTGGACACGGGATCAAGTCGCTTTTTTGTTATATCCTGGATTCCTGCCCTCGCAGGAATGACGAACCAGAGGGTGCAGACTATTATGAGACCGTTGATAACGGGAGGATACTTCAGGATCAACGAGGTACTAGGTAACCGGACTGCTGGGAACGGGGTGAACAAAAGACACTGGGCGGCCTGCTAACGGCATGAGCCGGCCCTTCTGTGATAAAATCACAGACAGGCCACGCGTGAGGCGCTCATTTCTTATGCTATAAAAGAACAGGGATAAGCGATGTGGGTATCAATTCCCTCAACCCGATCTCCGCTTTGGACATCGTAAGGCCGTCCTGAACAACAAGGGAGGCAACTATGGCGAACTCTTCCCGGCATCTGTATCTTCGTACGGCTCTCTTCACGACGGCTTCAGGTCTGCTGATCCTCGGTTCTGGATTCTGGCAAAGGGCCGACTGGGCAAAAGCGATATGGCCGTGGCCGGATGGCCCCTTGAGTTACCTGTTCATTGCATCCATGCTGCTCGCGGAAGGCTCCACGATGGCATGGGCATGTGCGACCATGGAGCTCAATGCCGTACGGGGCGGATCGCTCGGGTTTGCCGCCCTGAATGCCGGCATGCTGATGTATACCCTGCACCTCTTCGGTAAGCGCGGCCAGCCGCTCCTGCTCGGCTGGGCAGCCGTGTGCGGGATCCTCGCCATGGGTGCGCTGGCCCTTTTCGCCATCGGCTCCCGCTACGAAATCCGTGATGCCCGGCCCGCTCCGCCTGTCGTGCGGACTTCCTTCCTGGTCTTTTCGGCCGCGCTATTCACCGCGACAGCAATGCTGATTGCACGGAGGCCGATCGTGTTCCCGTGGCCGCTGAATCCCGACAGCTCGGTCATGTTCGGCTTCCTGTTTCTCGCTTCGGCGATTTACTTTTTTGACGGCTGGCTCAGGCCGAGCGCTGCCAACTCGTTCGGACAACTGCTGGGCTTCCTCGTCTACGATATGGTCCTCATTCCTCCCTATCTTCATCACTGGAGCAAAACCCGGGGAGGGTTCCGCGTCAGCATGGCCATTTACCTGATCGTGCTCTTCTGGAGCGCGGCGCTCGCTCTCTGGTTCTGGATTCGGTATGGACTTCTCAAGGACAGAACGGCCTGATGGCTGGCGCGCGGGGGCCTTCGTTTGAAAAATTCGTCATGAAATGCCTCACGGCAATTATTGATGAGTGTCACCCACTCGAGCGTGCACAACGGTGAGTGCACGCGGTAGTATGTCCCCTATTCGGATACATTCACTGCGAAGGTTATGGTCCAAAAGAAAATGACGAGAGAGGCCGACCCCTGCAGAAACTGGCCGAGGGTTAGTGAGTCCGGGGAGGTGTTCAGCAATCCTGCCGGGTAAACCCAATAAGCCAGCGGCAAGCCAATGACCAGTATGATAATTCGTATGACTCGTATTTTCCGTGTGCTCATGGAGTTCTTCTTCTTTCCTGATTTAAAGTGTATCACTGCTCATTCCCGTTGAGAAGAGGAAGGCTTGGTGGCCCGTCGGGGCGAACGTGGAGGGAAACGTGGAGGGAGATGATCCTATGCGATGGGCTGTGCTTGTCATTTTTGGAACGATCAGTCTGGTTTTGTTCGTAGGCGGCGCCAGGTGGGGGCTGGAAAACTACCCGGTCTACCGGGACAGCGTATCGACACGGGGCACGGTCGTTGATCTGTACGAGGACAAGGGCGGCAAAAGCTCCGATGTCGTTTATTACCCTGTCGTCGAATTTTTGATCGGCAGCAATGCAAAGGTGCGCTTTCGAGACGGGACCGGGGCCTTTGGGGCACCCGCGTACGAGGCGGGTGCATCGGTGAATGTCCTCTATGATCCCGGGCACCCGGCAGATGCCAGGATAGGCAGCTTTATGCAGCTGTGGTCGGGGCCCCTGACGGTAGGGGGTATCGGCCTCGTCCTTCTGTTTCTGACGCTGTTGCTCTTTGTGAAGATCGGGCGTTTTGAAAAAGGTCTTAAAGCGCTTGGATCCGGAAAAAGTGGATAGAGCGCGACGGAGAAGATCTGCCGGACTCCGGAAGTACCAAAAAAAGAGGGACGATGGCTGCGGGACGCAGATCCTTGCTCCGGACCTCGTCCCTCAGCCGTCGCCCCCCGTTGATGGTCAGCTTTCCTCCCTGCTTACGCGATGTCCGCCGCCGCGAAGGTGATCTCGTCGCGGAATGTCTTGATGAGATAGACAACCTTCATGATCTCCGGATCCTTGACATTCACCATGGCCGCGTGCAGCCCGGCGCCAGCGAGGTAGGACAGGTATGCGGAAGCGACGCCGGACTTGATATTCTTCGGAAGCCCGGTCGTGACGTTCGAGATCCAGACCGCGGTGTTGATCGGCGGGTCCACCATCTGGTTCAGCACCATGATGCACTCGTGCGCGTTCATGAGATGCTCCTGGCCCATGCCCTTGCCGATATGAACGACCGAGGGATCGGCAAAGAGCCGCTCGTTCGGGATGTCCGCCGCGTTCGCCTTCTCGATGAGGTCCTCGATGATCATGAGCTTGGCCTCGAGCGTCGTCGGCACGGTTCCCCTGACAGCGCGGATGATCAGATTCGATTTGGTGTCGCGGACCAGGCTAAAGAACTCGTCGGGGTTCTTTTCGTCCGCCGAAAGGTAGTTGATGATCGGCGGCTCCTTGCAGAGGGGAACGGCCTTCCGGAGCGCCTTCACGTTCCTCGAGTCCAGGCAGAGGGGGAGGTCAACCGCGCCCTGCACGGCCTTCACTACCAGGGGGAGCAGTTCCTCGTCCCCGCTGCCGTCGATCGACACTTGCACATTGATCATGTCCGCGCCCCGGGACGCCAGGTCCTTCGCCATGGCCGCGATCGCCTTCTCATCCTTCTTCCTGACAGCCTCTCCAAATGCTGCATTTCTGACGCTCAGATTGTCCGCAATTACAAGCATGCCGGCCTCCTCTTGATGATCGATCGAAATTTTAATTAATTTTAGGACGTCCCTGGCGGGTAATCCCTTTGTATTCGCTTCATGTATTATAGCACAGGGAGGGGCGCGAGGGAAATGGGATAGTGAAGGGGCGAATTGACCGGGACGGGCCGTGATCAACAAGACAGCATGCGTCCGCCGCAGGGGCTGTTCGTCCTTGACCAGCGAGGAGTCATCCGATATAGTACCTCCATGCGCATCGAAAAGCTCGGCATCGGACACAAGGACCTTCTCTTCTCCCGGCTCAAGGGAACGAATACAAAGCTCTCCGAGTACACTTTTGCGAACCTCTACCTCTTCCGGGCGAATCATGATTACGAGGTGATCGTGGACCGGGAGATTTTCATCCGGGGGAGGTCCTACGACGGCCGCATCTATCTCATGCCGACCATGGACGTGCGCGCGATCGACAGTGCCTACCTGAAGGAAATGATGAGGGGCGCCGAGTGCCTGTTCCCGTTGCCCGAGGAATGGCTCGGCGTGTTCAATGCCGATGAGTTCGAAATCGACTTCAACGCGGGCGACGCCGATTACGTCTACACCGTGGAGAAGATGAGCACCTACCGGGGCAGGCACCTGCACAAGAAGCGAAACCTGCTGAAGCAGTTCCTCGAGAGCTACACCCCCGATGCTCGGCCGCTGACCGCGGACCGGCTCGACGAAGCGCGGTTCATCCTGAAGGAATGGCTGGCCACGGCCGGGGGCAGGGAGGAAGGCACCGACTACGGCCCCTGCCTCGAGGCGCTCGACCGGTACGATGAGCTGGTGCTGTGCGGAGGCATCTACTATGCTGACCAGGAGCCGGCGGGGTTCCTGCTGGGCGAGGAACTGGACAGCGACACTTTCGTGCTCCATTTCGCCAAGGCGAGGACCACGTTCAAGGGTGTTTACCAGTACCTGTTCAACAATTTCGCGAAGGTCCTTCCGCCGAAATATAAATATCTGAACCTCGAGCAGGACCTGGAGAAGGAGAACCTGCGCGTTTTCAAGTCTTCCTATGTGC
Protein-coding sequences here:
- a CDS encoding DUF3592 domain-containing protein, with translation MRWAVLVIFGTISLVLFVGGARWGLENYPVYRDSVSTRGTVVDLYEDKGGKSSDVVYYPVVEFLIGSNAKVRFRDGTGAFGAPAYEAGASVNVLYDPGHPADARIGSFMQLWSGPLTVGGIGLVLLFLTLLLFVKIGRFEKGLKALGSGKSG
- a CDS encoding dihydropteroate synthase; its protein translation is MLVIADNLSVRNAAFGEAVRKKDEKAIAAMAKDLASRGADMINVQVSIDGSGDEELLPLVVKAVQGAVDLPLCLDSRNVKALRKAVPLCKEPPIINYLSADEKNPDEFFSLVRDTKSNLIIRAVRGTVPTTLEAKLMIIEDLIEKANAADIPNERLFADPSVVHIGKGMGQEHLMNAHECIMVLNQMVDPPINTAVWISNVTTGLPKNIKSGVASAYLSYLAGAGLHAAMVNVKDPEIMKVVYLIKTFRDEITFAAADIA
- a CDS encoding phosphatidylglycerol lysyltransferase domain-containing protein, yielding MRPPQGLFVLDQRGVIRYSTSMRIEKLGIGHKDLLFSRLKGTNTKLSEYTFANLYLFRANHDYEVIVDREIFIRGRSYDGRIYLMPTMDVRAIDSAYLKEMMRGAECLFPLPEEWLGVFNADEFEIDFNAGDADYVYTVEKMSTYRGRHLHKKRNLLKQFLESYTPDARPLTADRLDEARFILKEWLATAGGREEGTDYGPCLEALDRYDELVLCGGIYYADQEPAGFLLGEELDSDTFVLHFAKARTTFKGVYQYLFNNFAKVLPPKYKYLNLEQDLEKENLRVFKSSYVPDVLLKKARVRLKK
- a CDS encoding TIGR03118 family protein, which codes for MWRISEQKPWARSDLARRVSLSFVALLGSALLIGSLSASAQDERSSYEAMELVSNVPGRTETTDSSLVNPWGLASVPGGPWWVANEGKGRVTLYGGDGTAFPGLSPRVLTVPVNPGGVYDNARPTGIVFNSTNDFNLAPGGPARLLAATLDGTIAGWSSAVDKYGAALLVDNSPEAVYTGATIALDGGNLLYVTNFNQGRVETYGTDFSAVRLSDNAFTDPRIPDGYSPYNIQNIDGILYVTFAAPLQGGVIAAAGEGSGYVDAFDPEGNLVLRFQHGPWFDAPWGVALAPSRFGDFGLRLLVGNAGSGLIASFDPLTGEFLGYLPGADGYPLVVPGLHGLGFGNDGTAGPATTLYFTAGFSNAGRSAFGSITESTRP